The Oncorhynchus nerka isolate Pitt River linkage group LG12, Oner_Uvic_2.0, whole genome shotgun sequence genome includes a region encoding these proteins:
- the LOC115126144 gene encoding enhancer of rudimentary homolog, producing MSHTILLVQPTKRPEGRTYADYESVNECMEGVCKMYEEHLKRMNPNSPSITYDISQLFDFIDDLADLSCLVYRADTQTYQPYNKDWIKEKIYVLLRRQAQQAGK from the exons ATG tctCACACGATCCTGTTGGTCCAGCCCACCAAGAGACCAGAGGGACGTACGTATGCTGACTATGAATCAGTCAACGAGTGCATGGAAG GTGTGTGTAAGATGTACGAGGAACACCTAAAGAGAATGAACCCAAACAGTCCATCCATCACCTATGACATCAGTCAACTGTTTGACTTCATCGACGACCTGGCTGACCTCAGCTGCTTGGT GTACCGTGCGGACACACAGACGTACCAGCCGTACAACAAGGACTGGATCAAGGAGAAGATTTACGTGTTGCTGCGACGCCAGGCCCAACAGGCTGGGAAATGA